One region of Thermoplasmata archaeon genomic DNA includes:
- a CDS encoding class I SAM-dependent methyltransferase gives MPLLTGGGRPKKFFDRLASRYDRINARIYRGEWLDRVRLAIRGKRVLDVGVGTGFTTNHLDEAVGIDLSREMLRRARYRGHLVQADFMRPPFRGPTFDSIVFAGSFYYLPSAPVGAAIAAELLRPEGRVIILSPATLLLAAFVPIYTESDYRELMARAGLRLLSYERLNWAACLVIAEKP, from the coding sequence GTGCCGTTGCTCACTGGGGGCGGCCGGCCCAAGAAATTCTTCGATCGGTTGGCGAGCCGATACGATCGGATCAACGCGCGAATCTACAGGGGGGAATGGCTCGACCGCGTCCGGCTGGCAATCCGAGGGAAGCGCGTCCTGGATGTCGGCGTGGGAACCGGTTTCACGACGAATCACCTCGATGAAGCGGTGGGGATCGACCTCTCGCGCGAGATGCTCCGCCGCGCCCGATATCGAGGCCACCTGGTCCAGGCCGATTTCATGCGCCCCCCGTTCCGAGGGCCCACGTTCGACTCGATCGTGTTCGCAGGGTCGTTCTACTACCTCCCGAGCGCGCCCGTGGGGGCGGCCATCGCGGCGGAGCTGCTACGGCCCGAAGGTCGCGTGATCATCTTGTCTCCCGCCACTCTCCTCCTCGCGGCTTTCGTGCCGATCTACACGGAATCGGACTACCGCGAGTTGATGGCTCGCGCGGGGCTCCGCCTCCTTTCGTACGAACGACTTAACTGGGCCGCGTGCCTCGTCATCGCGGAGAAGCCGTAG
- a CDS encoding glutamate-1-semialdehyde 2,1-aminomutase, which yields MTTAEGSGFAARTKASRTYAARARRSMPGGVTAGVKYFDPYPVAMSKAKGCRLWDLDGNEYVDYCLSFGPLVLGHGHPRVMKAIRDSLQSAGTTMFGTPHELEATYAERLLQIFRPDGKLRFTVSGTEATVHAVRAARAYRQRPMIAKFEGHYHGGVDEFLVSHAPSKAETERGLRPVSGSRGTPDHVLENTLVLPFNDLAETEARIRDHANRLACVIMEPVERSYIAPDPEFLKGVREITARNDIPLIFDEVMSGFRVAFGGAQHAFGVTPDLTCLGKIIGGGLPCGAFLGRSDILDLADPRSGEFFHSSTFAGYPLAMAAGMATLDELEAPGAFEGVLAESRKLASGIERLFEQHRVPARVPLVGTVFSILFVDGTIRTYRDTLREDSKKRKALDLALLERGIFVKPTKPFYLSTAHDDAAIRHTIEAMDDALPAA from the coding sequence ATGACCACAGCAGAAGGGTCCGGGTTCGCGGCTCGGACGAAAGCATCCCGGACGTATGCGGCCCGAGCCCGTCGTTCGATGCCCGGTGGCGTGACGGCCGGGGTCAAGTACTTCGATCCGTACCCGGTTGCCATGAGCAAGGCGAAGGGCTGCCGTCTCTGGGATCTCGACGGGAACGAGTACGTCGACTATTGTCTCTCGTTCGGCCCTCTCGTCCTCGGCCATGGTCACCCGCGTGTCATGAAGGCGATTCGCGATTCCCTACAGAGTGCGGGCACGACCATGTTCGGGACGCCGCACGAGCTCGAGGCGACGTACGCGGAACGCCTCTTGCAGATTTTTCGTCCGGACGGGAAGCTGCGTTTCACGGTGTCGGGGACCGAGGCGACCGTCCACGCCGTGCGCGCCGCGCGGGCGTACCGCCAGCGGCCGATGATCGCGAAGTTCGAAGGGCACTATCACGGCGGCGTCGACGAGTTCCTTGTGAGCCACGCGCCATCGAAAGCGGAGACGGAGCGCGGACTGCGCCCGGTTTCCGGATCGCGCGGCACCCCGGACCATGTGCTCGAGAACACGCTCGTGCTCCCTTTCAACGATCTCGCCGAGACCGAGGCGCGGATCCGAGATCACGCGAATCGCCTTGCATGCGTCATCATGGAGCCGGTCGAGCGATCGTACATCGCTCCCGATCCGGAGTTCTTGAAAGGAGTTCGGGAGATCACGGCTCGAAACGACATCCCGCTGATTTTCGACGAAGTCATGAGCGGCTTCCGCGTCGCATTCGGAGGCGCCCAGCACGCGTTCGGCGTCACACCGGACCTCACGTGCCTGGGGAAGATCATCGGTGGCGGCCTCCCGTGCGGTGCATTCCTCGGTCGCTCGGACATCCTCGACCTCGCCGATCCCCGGTCGGGCGAATTCTTCCACAGCAGCACGTTCGCCGGATATCCGCTGGCGATGGCGGCCGGGATGGCGACGCTCGATGAGCTCGAGGCGCCAGGGGCTTTCGAAGGCGTCCTCGCGGAGAGCCGGAAACTGGCCTCCGGAATCGAGCGGCTCTTCGAACAACACCGCGTCCCCGCCCGCGTTCCGTTGGTCGGCACCGTCTTTTCGATCCTCTTCGTCGACGGCACCATCCGAACCTATCGCGACACACTCCGCGAGGACTCGAAGAAACGAAAGGCCCTCGACCTCGCCTTGCTCGAACGAGGGATTTTCGTCAAGCCGACGAAGCCGTTCTACCTATCGACGGCGCACGACGACGCCGCGATTCGCCACACGATTGAGGCGATGGACGACGCACTGCCGGCCGCGTGA
- a CDS encoding 3-keto-5-aminohexanoate cleavage protein — MDKLIITVAPTGSVPRKKDTPHVPVTPDEIAETAYRCEQEGASIIHVHCRDDQERPTSRFDIFKETVEKIRKRTKLIVMTSTSGIAGVTDADRAAPLQTNPEMGSLTTGSLNFAGRKPSVVYVNSVETVQFLAKTMVDRGIKPEIEAFDVGFIQQGKGLIEMGLVKEPAHFQLVMGVDGGIPATPENLVHMANQLPPRSTYVVAGMSRMQLPMTTLAIVMGGHVRVGLEDNLYLKRGVLARNEELVARARHLADDLQREVATPDEARRLMDLAPRG, encoded by the coding sequence ATGGACAAGCTCATCATCACGGTCGCGCCAACGGGGTCCGTTCCGCGGAAGAAGGACACCCCTCACGTGCCCGTGACTCCGGACGAGATCGCGGAAACCGCGTATCGATGCGAGCAGGAAGGCGCCTCCATCATCCACGTCCACTGCCGGGACGACCAAGAGCGACCCACGTCTCGATTCGACATCTTCAAGGAGACGGTCGAAAAGATCCGGAAGCGCACGAAACTCATCGTGATGACGTCGACGAGCGGCATCGCCGGGGTGACCGACGCGGACCGCGCGGCGCCGCTGCAGACGAATCCGGAGATGGGGAGCCTGACGACCGGCTCCCTGAATTTCGCGGGCCGCAAACCGTCGGTCGTCTACGTAAACTCCGTCGAGACGGTCCAGTTCCTCGCGAAGACGATGGTCGATCGGGGCATCAAGCCGGAGATCGAGGCGTTCGACGTCGGGTTCATCCAGCAGGGCAAGGGGCTGATCGAGATGGGCCTCGTGAAAGAACCCGCGCACTTCCAGCTCGTGATGGGCGTGGACGGCGGCATCCCCGCGACCCCCGAGAACCTCGTCCACATGGCGAATCAGCTCCCGCCCCGCTCGACCTACGTCGTCGCGGGCATGTCGCGGATGCAGCTGCCCATGACGACTCTGGCCATCGTAATGGGCGGACACGTCCGGGTCGGCCTCGAGGACAATCTCTATCTGAAGAGGGGCGTCCTCGCGCGCAACGAGGAACTCGTGGCTCGCGCGCGGCACCTGGCCGACGATCTGCAGCGGGAAGTCGCGACGCCGGACGAGGCCCGGCGGCTCATGGATCTCGCGCCGCGGGGATAG